TGCACACTCTCTAccaattgtgtgtgtgccatctaTTGTATGTCTGTGTCGGTGAAAAACCCGCCACAGCGGCGGCGCTCTCTGGGTCCCGTTTTGCCTAAACGCATCTACAGAAACCTGTCGGTCAGGCTGAGGGGCGGAGAGTCCTCTTTTGCCGGGGAGACAGACATGCCGAAATATCCATGCAAGGCCACTCACACAGTAAGACATCCTGAGAGAAAGTGAATTTTGCAtccattttgggtgttttatctTTGAGAATTGTTGTTCCATACTATCATCTAAAGTAAAATTTTCTTCCTGCATTTTTCTGCCATGCCCATGACATTGTACCCTCTTACCCTGTATCCCTCCATGTGCCTGTTTCTCACtcaatccccctctccttcccctgtgTTAGTATAAGAACCTGTGGGAGGCAGTGGAGAGTGAGGACACCTTGGCGGTGCAGAGCCTGCTATTCAGGGACAGAgtgtgtggtggaggaggaggacaggataaagagaagaaagagaaggactgggaaagagagaggtggaaaggTGTAAACAGAGTGAGTGAGCAGGGCCTGGTACCTCTGGACGTGGCTGCTCTAACCCAGAACTCCCCTCTGCTGCACGTGTTGACAAAGGCAGGAGCCAGACACAACCCCGTCTGTGAGTCTTACACAGTGACGTAGATTGAATCAGTGCAATCAAGAGATGGTCAAGAAACAGTTGTACACATTTCACACAAACAATGGATCATCCAGTACATTAAGACATTATTCTTTTGGGGGTAGTGACTACTAGTGAGTGATGTTTAAATGTTATGTTTACAGATATAATTCCTGTCACCCTTTCCCTATCTTGTTCCCACACTGTGTTAACAATGCTAAACCTTTATAttatctctccctcccactctctattctccctccctccctccctccctccctccctccctccctccctccctccctccctccctccctccctccctccctccctccctccctccctccctttctctcagtGTGTCTTCCAGCGGAGTGGTTGTGCAAGCTGGATGCCCTGGTAATGTTGGCCGACAGGCAGGTGGAGGACAGGAGTGAGGAGTTACTGGGTGGAGCAGGGGCGGGGCCACATGTGCAGACCGACATACAGAGGCAGCTCCACCTCTGGACTCTGCGGCAGCAGCTGTACTGCAGGATGAGGGAGAGCTTCCACCGCACAGGTCAGAggctaggggtcaggggtgatgAAGGACAAATATGATGCACTCATCCAGTCTCATTGATTCGTTTATGTTATGTACTTTTTGCTCCATGTCTGTGTTTACTGTCGGCGTGTCTCTCCATTTCTCTGTGTCCTCTAGACCTCCCTGGCCCTCCAAGTGGTGTGTCACTGTTTGTGACCAGTGCCTCTTCCCTGTTTGTGTCCATTCGAGAGCCAACCGGTATCGCCACTGGATTGATCACACGCTACAGAGGTGGGGTTCTACTACTCCATCTCTAATCACTATTGCAATTACCACTCAGTCTTCAATATCATAGATACATCCGtgtctctcttcctgtcaccTCCTACAGTGGAATGGAGCACCTCTGCCAACTTCAAGAGCATACTTGGCTCAGCCCAGGTGATCGACACTAAGACCCCAGTCCACAGCATCACAGGACTCACGACAGTAAGACACACACGACCCCGGTCACATCTCCTGAACCAGAACACCCTGAGGCTAGGAGGCACTCAACCTCAACTGTCTCAGTTACCTGCAGAAATGAACAACTACGATGTAAAGTTATTTGCCCTGGTCTGCCTGTTCGTAAGGTTAAGTCATGATGATAATGTATTGGTCTCTTAGGGAATGCACTACTTTGTGAGAGTGACCGCCTACAACGTGAAGGGATGGGGCCCGGCTCAGAGCTCCAGCCCAGTCAGTGCTACCCCCTCCAGTGAGTAAATGGAACTGCAGACAGACAAAAGAGCTTTCTGATATTCTATATTATCATCAATGCTCTGTGTAGACGTTGCCCCTAATCACAGATCAAGAATCAGCTCCCCAAATACCAACCTTCGCCATTTGAAGAAAACAGCTGACCTTGGATCATATGACTCCACAATGAATATCAGTGAACACTGGTGGCCTGTGTCTCCCTCTGCAGGCTGGAGGGAGTGTATGGGAGTGAAAACTCCAAGCAGGAACAAGGAGGCTCTAGCCAGGAGACTGTTGGAGCAAACCAGAGAGCCACACTACAAGGGATACTGTATAGGTAGTGTACTTCTTGAACCATAACGTAGATACAGCATCTCAGTTCTGCCTCTCATACAAGGGGAATGAATATACTATTCAAATGATTTGTGTAAGATAAACATCCGTATACATTCAATACCTGTATAATACATGAGAAAGTAAACAGTATCAGTCACTCAAAATAATACTCTGGCTCTTTCACATGGTCCTCCGTGTCTGAATGTCTCATTCCTTTGTCCTGTGGCCCATAGAGAGCTCCAAGCCCCAGAGCCCCAGTAAGCGCCTCTCTATGTCTCGCAGCCTGAAGCTGCTCTTCCAGTCAGCCACCAAGTTTGTCCGTCTCCTACAGAGGTGAGATAGCAATGCTCCTCACCCAACAACTCTGTATCTCTGCCACTAACATCTCCCATGGTTACATTTAGAGAAAGATCCCATGCTGTCTCTGTTCCCTCAGTACATCCCCTACTCTTCAAACAAGTGTTTCAGTCCCTTTCTGCCCTCCCTTTATTGCACCTATCTCTCTATTCATTTTTTTCTGTCTTCCCTCGTTAGGATGAACCTCATCTGTTCTTCCTCTTTGTCTCATTGTTAGGGGTGTATACCTGGCAACTGTGTTCTACAGAAAGGAAAACATCCTGGTCACAGCAGATGACCAGCTCCCATTGGTGGAGATCCAGTGCtgctccacctccatctctcagGACTTCCTTTGGTTTGCCAAGGTTAGCTGTCAATCTAATTTAATACATTGGTAGGTATACCTGTGTGAAATATATGTTCCAAATTGACATAGTCTATTTTctatctttctatccctctctctttttcttacaGTTGTCCTGTGCGTGGCAACAGGTGCCCTGGCTCCAGCAGGccctctcctccgctctctcctcctcttcatcactaCTTCAGAACAGGCACAATATCTTGCAGGCTGTAGCACAACTACAGGTGAAAAAAAGGATAATGTACACTGATAGGTCACTGTACATGGCCTTCTCATCAATAAAGCACCTAGCAAAGATGAAGAGACAACATTTTCTGTGAGCTTTCTCTTCCACTGCCTGTTTCTCGTTGACTTTCCTTTTCACTCTTTATTTTTATTCTAATATTTCAtacttttctccctctctccttccctgcctctctctgcagTCCTCTCTGGGAACAGTAGACTTGGGCCAGGTGTACTATGAGCCTCTGAAGGACAAGCAGGGTAATGTCCTGCTGGTGACAGTGAAGGATTGTGCGGCCCACACAAAACCCCCGGACGTCCCTCTCCACTGGGTCCCCCTGGCCTGGCTGGAGAAGAACCGGAGCAGGACCCCTCTACTCCCAGAGCCTACTGCCATGGACACCCTCACAGAGCAGCTCAAGGTGACCCTTCCTGGCTGGGACACTGTGTGCTCGTGTTTATATACAGTAGTAAGGCTTCTTATTGTGCTAATACAACAATGCTTTTCTCTGTGTCCCTCACCAGGAGAAGCTGTCCTACCACAGACACAGTGTCCAGTGGGCCCAGTCTGGCCTGTACGTGGGCATCTTGAAGCTGTGCAGCACAGTGGAGCAGATCAGGGTTCTAGTGCCCCAGAGGCTGCCCAACCTGCTATGCCACGCCAGAGTACGCCACAATCCCCATGTGTCCCGGTAACACAGCTAACATACTACCACTGAGCTTACCACTGAGTTCAGTATGCACTACCACGTACAGACTGACTTTTAAACTGTTCTGACCTGGTATAGCTGATGATGAAATGGTATACTGTATAATACTTAGAATGACGTGTGTCCTCAGTGTTTGTCTAGTGTTTTTAAGGATTACTGACTGGTCAGATGAGATCATTGCTAAGGATAGTTCCTTGTGATGTGTCTTGGGCTGCATTTTTGTTTTAGCGATGAATGGGCGTGGTTACAAAGCCACAACATGTTAACAGCCAATGAGGACACAGAGAATGAGGATGAGACCTCGATGGACAGCTCTGGGCTGGGGGACTTTGTGAGGTCACTCAGGGCCGCTGTCACTCTCTTGTTGACAAAGCTCAACATCCCCCTCTACAGGGTAACCATGGTTTCACTTACTCTCCAACTCACATGCTTTTCAATCTCATTTAAATGATATACTGTATCATGTAATACACCTCTCTTACCtcctcttgttttctctctctattcTTTTCTTtttgctttttctctctctcgataTTCTTCACCTCTTGTCCTCATCCTCTGATCATCACTTCTTtcaccctgctctcctctcctacaGGCATATCAGTACGGTGTGTACACTCGGGAGCTGCTGCAGTTTGGGGATAAGATGTCCATGCTGCTCCTGCTGCCCCCCAGTGAAGACTTCAGTTCTAGCTACTGGCCCCTAGTGGGCACCAAGGAGCCAGGCCTCACAATGCCACTGCAGATCTTTGAACTGGGTATGTATTGGTGCCAGGGTTGGGTTTAAGTTTCAAGTAtttattgtcacgtgcacaagtacagtgaaatgcctttcttgtttgctctttcccaacaatgcagtaatcaatatcagtagtactataaaaAAGTTATAAAAAGtgaagtagaacaaaaacacataaatagaaataagaagaatatgagaaagtaagtaagctatatacaggatcagttccagggtcagtgccaataccttatttacaatgtgcagggatactggagtgggagggttagatatgtataggggtaaggtgactaggcatcgggatatatgataaacagagtagcagcagtgtatttgatgattgtatgtgagtgtgtgtgcgtgtgtgtagagttAGTATGAATGTATGTGCGTGttatgtgcgtgtgtgcttgcCTTGCggaagtagagagaacagtctatggggtggctggagtctttaacaattttctgggccttcctttcacaccgcctgatatagaggtcctgggtggcagggagctcagacccagtgatgttctgggctgtccacaccaccCTTTGTAGTGCCATGTGATCGAGgtcagtgcagttgccgtaccaagcagtgatgcagccagtcaagatgctctcaatggtgcagttgtagaactttttgatgaTTTCAACCTCCTGAGGAGCAAGAGGCTCTGTCGTATCTTTTTCacgactgtttgtgtgtgtgtgtaccattttaagtccttagtgatttggacaccggGGAACTTAAAGATCTCGACCTGCTACACTGCAGCCCTGTCTCGATGTGGATGAGGCCGTGCTCGccccccgtttcctgtagtccacgattagCTCCTTGGTCTTATTGACATTGAGGGAAAGGTTCATGGACAACATAGAGAATATAAGACGTGTCATGCCATTTATGTTTTTGCTCAGAGTAAACTGTCAGTGGTGGTGAGCTTAGATTTTTCTCTTTATTTTCTGTCTAATCCTCACGTCTCACAGTGCACTTCTGGACATACGAGCAAGACTTCCTGTCTCAGTACTGTCAGGTCTGGGTTCGGTTGGAGCTGGACGCCCATCTGTCCCAGCAGGCTTTGCGAGAAGCTCTGGACACGAAGGAGGTGCAGGAGGCCAGCGACCGCCTTGGTCACATCACTCAGCTCTCACAGGTAGACTACCCATAGAGAGTAATGAAATAGATATCAAAGGAGGACAGTATGTGTGTATGAGAGGGAATGAGCCCCCTTGCCTCTCTGTCCCTTTGCCCTGTTTAGAGTCTTGAGGTGGTGTGGCGTGAGGCCCGGTGGATCATGGATGTCCTGCAGTGTGTCCGCTCTAAACAGTGGGTGGGGGCGGTGCCTCTGGGCCTGGTCATGGGAGGAGACCCACCTGCCTGCCCAGACGATGAGGAGGATGACAGGCCTACCACCAGAGTCTGGCCCCAGCGCATACTCTCTCAAAAGAAAATATCAGGTG
The sequence above is a segment of the Salvelinus alpinus chromosome 1, SLU_Salpinus.1, whole genome shotgun sequence genome. Coding sequences within it:
- the LOC139576816 gene encoding ankyrin repeat and fibronectin type-III domain-containing protein 1-like isoform X1, with product MSVSVKNPPQRRRSLGPVLPKRIYRNLSVRLRGGESSFAGETDMPKYPCKATHTYKNLWEAVESEDTLAVQSLLFRDRVCGGGGGQDKEKKEKDWERERWKGVNRVSEQGLVPLDVAALTQNSPLLHVLTKAGARHNPVLCLPAEWLCKLDALVMLADRQVEDRSEELLGGAGAGPHVQTDIQRQLHLWTLRQQLYCRMRESFHRTDLPGPPSGVSLFVTSASSLFVSIREPTGIATGLITRYRVEWSTSANFKSILGSAQVIDTKTPVHSITGLTTGMHYFVRVTAYNVKGWGPAQSSSPVSATPSSWRECMGVKTPSRNKEALARRLLEQTREPHYKGYCIESSKPQSPSKRLSMSRSLKLLFQSATKFVRLLQRGVYLATVFYRKENILVTADDQLPLVEIQCCSTSISQDFLWFAKLSCAWQQVPWLQQALSSALSSSSSLLQNRHNILQAVAQLQSSLGTVDLGQVYYEPLKDKQGNVLLVTVKDCAAHTKPPDVPLHWVPLAWLEKNRSRTPLLPEPTAMDTLTEQLKEKLSYHRHSVQWAQSGLYVGILKLCSTVEQIRVLVPQRLPNLLCHARVRHNPHVSRDEWAWLQSHNMLTANEDTENEDETSMDSSGLGDFVRSLRAAVTLLLTKLNIPLYRAYQYGVYTRELLQFGDKMSMLLLLPPSEDFSSSYWPLVGTKEPGLTMPLQIFELVHFWTYEQDFLSQYCQVWVRLELDAHLSQQALREALDTKEVQEASDRLGHITQLSQSLEVVWREARWIMDVLQCVRSKQWVGAVPLGLVMGGDPPACPDDEEDDRPTTRVWPQRILSQKKISESITCTVTDVGVSSGISEPICIAGVHEKAVGLIEGASKGGYPVDLSAQQPVVAFNSLDQSGIGFDSVAQSEVIYHNIMAQSEVADHDIVNLPAAYSGELEYPHSFVSDVIPPLPDLDIIFPTLSLIDEEREEDPVPRMMDMLDSLSLGVGESEAFFGLNSDLMSGPKGCSLSDVHHDTNSLTAGLSLGDRTCADTLFSGHLDGLATSAPLPIVRTTPAQRCDLPTENTMIHAGNRGSSMPARSQVEWVNSSNQAS
- the LOC139576816 gene encoding ankyrin repeat and fibronectin type-III domain-containing protein 1-like isoform X2, with amino-acid sequence MCLPAEWLCKLDALVMLADRQVEDRSEELLGGAGAGPHVQTDIQRQLHLWTLRQQLYCRMRESFHRTDLPGPPSGVSLFVTSASSLFVSIREPTGIATGLITRYRVEWSTSANFKSILGSAQVIDTKTPVHSITGLTTGMHYFVRVTAYNVKGWGPAQSSSPVSATPSSWRECMGVKTPSRNKEALARRLLEQTREPHYKGYCIESSKPQSPSKRLSMSRSLKLLFQSATKFVRLLQRGVYLATVFYRKENILVTADDQLPLVEIQCCSTSISQDFLWFAKLSCAWQQVPWLQQALSSALSSSSSLLQNRHNILQAVAQLQSSLGTVDLGQVYYEPLKDKQGNVLLVTVKDCAAHTKPPDVPLHWVPLAWLEKNRSRTPLLPEPTAMDTLTEQLKEKLSYHRHSVQWAQSGLYVGILKLCSTVEQIRVLVPQRLPNLLCHARVRHNPHVSRDEWAWLQSHNMLTANEDTENEDETSMDSSGLGDFVRSLRAAVTLLLTKLNIPLYRAYQYGVYTRELLQFGDKMSMLLLLPPSEDFSSSYWPLVGTKEPGLTMPLQIFELVHFWTYEQDFLSQYCQVWVRLELDAHLSQQALREALDTKEVQEASDRLGHITQLSQSLEVVWREARWIMDVLQCVRSKQWVGAVPLGLVMGGDPPACPDDEEDDRPTTRVWPQRILSQKKISESITCTVTDVGVSSGISEPICIAGVHEKAVGLIEGASKGGYPVDLSAQQPVVAFNSLDQSGIGFDSVAQSEVIYHNIMAQSEVADHDIVNLPAAYSGELEYPHSFVSDVIPPLPDLDIIFPTLSLIDEEREEDPVPRMMDMLDSLSLGVGESEAFFGLNSDLMSGPKGCSLSDVHHDTNSLTAGLSLGDRTCADTLFSGHLDGLATSAPLPIVRTTPAQRCDLPTENTMIHAGNRGSSMPARSQVEWVNSSNQAS